A genomic window from Canis aureus isolate CA01 chromosome 2, VMU_Caureus_v.1.0, whole genome shotgun sequence includes:
- the MEX3B gene encoding RNA-binding protein MEX3B — MPSSLFADLERHGSGGGGGGGGGGGGGGGGSGGGGGGGETLDDQRALQLALDQLSLLGLDSDEGASLYDSEPRKKSVNMTECVPVPSSEHVAEIVGRQGCKIKALRAKTNTYIKTPVRGEEPVFVVTGRKEDVAMARREIISAAEHFSMIRASRNKNTALNGAVPGPPNLPGQTTIQVRVPYRVVGLVVGPKGATIKRIQQQTHTYIVTPSRDKEPVFEVTGMPENVDRAREEIEAHIALRTGGIIELTDENDFHANGTDVGFDLHHGSGGSGPGSLWSKPTPSITPTPGRKPFSSYRNDSSSSLGSASTDSYFGGGTGGSAAATPRLADYSPPSPALSFAHNGNNNNNGNGYTYAAGEAPVPSPDGCPELQPTFDPAPAPPPGAPLLWAQFERSPGGGPAAPASSSCSSSASSSASSSSVVFPGGGAGAPSNANLGLLVHRRLHPGASCPRLSPPLHMAPGAGEHHLARRVRSDPGGGGLTYAAYANGLGAQLPGLQPSDTSGSSSSSSSSSSSSSSSSGLRRKGSRDCSVCFESEVIAALVPCGHNLFCMECANRICEKSEPECPVCHTAVTQAIRIFS; from the exons ATGCCCAGCTCCCTGTTTGCAGACCTGGAGCGCCACGGCAGCGGCGGCGGAGGGGGAGGCGGCGgagggggaggcggcggcggcggcggcagcggcggcggcggcggcggcggcgagacCCTGGATGACCAAAGAGCCCTGCAGCTCGCGCTCGACCAGCTCTCCCTGCTGGGGCTGGACAGTGACGAGGGCGCCTCTCTGTACGACAGCGAGCCGCGCAAGAAGAGCGTGAACATGACCGAGTGCGTACCGGTGCCCAGTTCCGAGCACGTCGCCGAGATCGTGGGGCGCCAAG GTTGTAAAATCAAAGCGCTGCGGGCGAAGACCAATACTTACATCAAGACCCCGGTTCGCGGGGAGGAGCCTGTCTTTGTTGTGACGGGCAGGAAGGAGGATGTGGCCATGGCTCGGAGAGAGATCATCTCTGCGGCGGAGCACTTCTCCATGATCCGCGCCTCGCGGAATAAGAACACGGCGCTCAACGGCGCAGTGCCCGGGCCGCCCAACCTGCCGGGACAGACCACCATCCAGGTGCGGGTGCCCTACCGCGTGGTGGGGCTCGTGGTGGGGCCCAAGGGCGCGACCATCAAGCGCATCCAACAACAGACGCACACGTACATCGTGACGCCCAGCCGCGACAAGGAGCCGGTGTTCGAGGTGACCGGCATGCCCGAGAACGTGGACCGGGCTCGCGAGGAAATAGAGGCGCATATCGCCCTGCGCACCGGCGGCATCATTGAGCTCACAGACGAAAACGACTTTCACGCCAACGGCACGGACGTGGGCTTCGATCTGCACCACGGGTCCGGCGGGTCCGGCCCCGGCAGCCTCTGGAGCAAGCCCACCCCCAGCATCACGCCCACCCCCGGCCGCAAGCCTTTCTCCAGCTACCGCAACGACAGCTCCAGCTCGCTCGGCAGCGCCTCCACAGACTCTTACTTCGGCGGGGGGACCGGCGGCAGCGCAGCCGCCACCCCGCGCCTGGCGGACTacagcccccccagccccgcgctCAGCTTCGCGCACAacggcaacaacaacaacaacggcAACGGATACACGTACGCGGCGGGGGAGGCCCCCGTGCCTTCCCCCGACGGCTGCCCGGAGCTGCAGCCCACCTTCGACCCGGCTCCCGCTCCCCCGCCCGGGGCGCCCCTGCTCTGGGCGCAGTTCGAGCGCTCCCCTGGCGGCGGCCCCGCGGCGCCCGCGTCCTCGTCCTGCTCTTCGTCCGCGTCTTCGTCCGCGTCGTCCTCCTCCGTGGTCTTCCCCGGGGGCGGCGCCGGCGCGCCCTCCAATGCCAACCTGGGGCTGCTGGTGCACCGGCGGCTGCACCCGGGCGCCAGCTGCCCGCGCCTGTCCCCGCCCCTGCACATGGCCCCGGGGGCGGGCGAGCACCACCTGGCCCGCCGCGTGCGCAGCGACCCGGGCGGCGGGGGCCTGACCTACGCCGCCTATGCCAACGGGCTGGGGGCGCAGCTGCCCGGGCTGCAGCCGTCGGACACCTCGGGCTCCTCGTCGTCgtccagctcctcctccagctcctcctcctcgtcGTCGGGGTTGCGGCGGAAGGGCAGCCGCGACTGCTCCGTGTGCTTCGAGAGCGAGGTGATCGCCGCGCTGGTGCCCTGCGGCCACAACCTCTTCTGCATGGAGTGCGCCAACCGCATCTGCGAGAAGAGCGAGCCCGAGTGCCCCGTCTGCCACACCGCGGTCACTCAGGCCATCCGCATCTTTTCCTGA